The DNA sequence GTTTATAATAAGCTTAAAACTACCAATTAAAAGTGTGTTTGAAAGCTTAACTTCAATTTCTTCGTTAACTTTACCCTGTTGAATAACTTCACTTATTAAGTGCAGCAACGAGTTATCGTTAATGATCTCTTTAAAATTTTGACCCACTTTAATGGTATTGTTAACATTTGGGGCATTGACAATAAGAATTTGAACAATTTCTAATTGTGGGTTAACATTTAATTGAAGTACTAAACTTAAATTTTGATTCATAAGCATCATTAAAACTTCATTTTTTTACGATACTAATGATTAAAAGGTTTAGTTTTTTTTAGGTAATAAGCATTTTTTGTAACATTCGTTTATTTCACCTATTTTTGTCTTTATTTTTTTGATATGGATATTAAAATTTGCGAAGTAAAAACTAGACGTGATATTGAACATTTTGTAAAATTTCCTTTTTCTATTTATAAGGAGAATCCATTTTGGGTTCCACCAATAATTGCCGATGAGGTTAAAGGTTTAATGCCTGAACATAATCCTGCATTTAGACATTGTAAAGCAAAGTTTTGGTTAGCCTTCGACCAGCATAAAATTGTGGGGCGAATAGGTGCTATTATCAATTATGATTACAATAAAAAAATGCAACAAAACGTGGGACGCTTTAGTCGTTTTGAGTGTGTAAATAATATTGAAGTAGCTTCATTGTTGTTGCAAACTGCTGAAGAATGGCTAAAAAGCGAAGGCATGGAAATAGTTATGGGTCCACTTGGCTTCAATAACCTCGATCATCAAGGAATGCTGGTTGAGGGTTTTGATCATATTCCTTCTATCGCTTCTGAATATCATATGCCTTATTATCACGAGTTTTGTGAACAATTGGGTTATGTAAAAGAAATTGACTGGGTTGAATTTCGCTTAACAGTGAAGGATATTCCAGAAAAAGCATTAAAGATGAATGAACTCATAAAACAACGCCATAAACTTAATGTTTTAAGCTTTAATAATACCAAACAATTGCTCCCATATGGCAAACAAATCTTTAAAGTGTTAAATGCTGCATTTGCAGAGCTTTTTAGCGTTGTCGCTTTTGACGATGAAATGGTAAACTATTTTGTAAATCGGTATATAAAATTATTAAATCCTAAGTTCGTGAAACTTATTGAAAATGAACATAAAGAAATTATAGCTTTTATTATTGGTTTGCCTTCGCTATCCGAAGCTTTTCAGAAAGCAAACGGGAAATTATTTCCCTTTGGTTTTTGGCATATATTAAGAGCCATAAAGCACCCTCAAGTGGTTGATTTAATGCTTACTGGAATAGAGCCATCATATCAAAGTAAAGGTGTATCTGCTATTTTAATAACCGAGCTTCAGAAAACGATGCTCGAACATGGTGTAAAATATGCCGAGACCACTGGAATATTCGAAACCAATCACGAAGCAATAAATCATTGGAAAAGCTATGAACATATTCAGCATAAGCGTAAACGTTGCTACAAAAAGAATTTAAGTTAATTTATGTCTTTAAAAGGATATATAAAATTAAAAATTGGATCTTTGTTGTTGTCGAAACGAGCGACAAAAGTAGTGAGAGCAAAGGCGTTTTCAAATTTTGAAACAGCTCGAAATATTGCTGTTTTATTTGATGCAACCGATACAGATAATAACACTTGTGCCCGATTTCTTACTAATTTTTTTATTGAAAATAAAATAAGATTTAGAGCTTTAGGATTTGCTAAACCTTACGACGTAGAAGATACCACATCGGCTTATTCTAATACTTCGTTTTTTACAGAAAAAAGTTTCGATATTACAGGATTCCCAATAGAAGAAGGGCTAGATGATTTTATACGTACTGATTTTGATATTCTTATTAATATTTGTTTTAAGCAAAATTATTTTATAAATTCAGTAATCGCCTTTTCGGTAGCCAAAATGAAGTTAGGACTTAGGCAAAATGATGTTGGTTATTACGATTTTATGATAGACTTAAATGATGACCCTTTTAACTGTGAATTGTTTATAGAGCAACTAAAACATTATTTAAAAATAATAAAAACCTAAAATTATGAACGAAATACGAGGAACTGGTGTAGCACTTATTACACCCTTCGATAAAGATAAAAATATTGACACTCCGGCATTGATAAAATTAGTAAATTATGTTATAGATGGAGGAGTTGATTATTTAGTTGTAATGGGGACCACCGCCGAAAATCCTGTTTTATCGAACGATGAAAAGAAGCTCGTTTTAGAAACCGTTATTGCTGCAAATGGCAACAGAAAACCTATCGTTTTTGGTATTGGGGGCAACCATTCTACAAAAGTTGTTGAAGAAATAAAAACAATGAATAATTACCCCGATATTGTTGCATTTTTGTCGGTTACGCCTTATTATAATAAACCGAATCAACAAGGTTTATATGCACATTTCGAAGTTTTAGCTCAAGCTTCTAAAAAGCCCATTATATTGTATAATGTCCCTGGTCGAACTGGTGTTAATATGTTGGCTAGCACGACCTTACGTATAGCTCACAATTTTAGCAATATTGTTGCCATTAAAGAAGCTTCGGGCTCAATAGAGCAAATAATGGAAATAATAGAAAAAAAGCCAGATTCGTTTATGGTTATTTCGGGTGACGATGCTCTTACTCTTCCATTAATAGCTGTTGGCGTTGAGGGTGTTATTTCGGTTGTTGCCAATGCTATCCCCAAACACTTTTCAAACATGGTTCGATGGGCCTTGAGTGATAATTACAAAGAGGCTAAAAACATACATTACCAAGTACTTGAGTTTTGTCGTTTAGCATTTGCCGAAGGTAATCCTGTCGGTATAAAAAATGCATTGGCACAATTAAAAATCATTCAAAATGAATTTAGGTTACCTTTAGTTCCTGCTAGCGAAGCCTTAAGTGCTAAAATTTATAATTGGCTAAATAATAATATGGTATAACTGTCAGAAAATCAGACGTATTAATATTTGTCAGTTGTTGCAAAATGTTAGCTTTATTTTATACGGCATTCATAAAAAAATAAAAAACGTCATTAAAAATTACTTTATTTTTGCAATACAATTGTTTTCATAGTTTGTTGTATTTGGGTTAATGAAATGGGTGTTTACTTTGTGTAAGCACCCTTTCAATTTTTATACATTGGTTTTCAAATAAAAAATCACCAAATTTGCCAACAAATTTATTTTTTTTGTGGTTAAGTTTTTAATTATTCGATTTAGTTCAATTGGGGATATCGTACTTACAACTCCAATTGTTCGTTGCCTAAAAAGCCAGGTTGACGGTGTTGAAATTCATTATTTAACAAAATCAGCCTTTAGTGGTCTTTTAAAAGATAATCCATATATAGATAAATTATTGGTGTTGCAACCGAAGTTATCTGATACGATTGAAGAAATTAAAAGTGAATCGTACGATTATATTATCGATTTACATCATAATTTAAGAACAGCGATTATAAAGAATCGAACTCATATTTTAAGCTTTGCTTTTCCCAAGCTAAATATTAAAAAATGGTTGTATGTTTATTTTAAAATTAACAAATTACCATCGGTACATGTTGTAGATAGATATTTCGAAACGGTAAAAATATTTGATGTTCATAATGATGGTAAAGGGTTAGAATTGTTTTTATCGCCCAACGATGAAAAAGTTCTTGCGGAGTTACCTGCTTATTTGCATCAAGGCTACCTTGCTGTTGTTGTTGGAGCTAAACACGTTACTAAACAAATGCCGCCATCGTTATTAATTTCGATATTAGAAAAAATAAATTATCCGATTATTTTATTAGGTGATATAAATGACAAAAAAATAGCGGATGAAGTTATGCTTAAACTTCGACGAAGCGATGTTTTTAATGCTTGTGGAAGTTATTCTATTATGCAATCGGCAGCGATTGTAAAACATTCAAAGGTTGTTTTAACTGGCGATACAGGTTTAATGCATATAGCTGCTGCATTTAAAAAAAATATTGTATCCGTTTGGGGCAATACGGTTCCTGCTTTTGGTATGTATCCATATTTAGGCATCAATCAATATAAAGTTTTTGAAGTTAACGATTTACCTTGTCGTCCATGTAGTAAATTAGGTTTTAATCAATGTCCTAAAAAGCATTTTAAATGTATGATGAGTCAAAATATACAAGGTATAGTAAATAGTTTACTAGAATATTATGAAAAACAGTCATGACATAGAAATAATGTCGCCTGTGGGTTCGTACGAGACACTGATGGCGGCTATTCAGGGGGGCGCACAATCGGTTTATTTTGGTGTTGGAAAGCTCAATATGCGTTCGGC is a window from the Bacteroidales bacterium genome containing:
- a CDS encoding glycosyltransferase family 9 protein; the protein is MVKFLIIRFSSIGDIVLTTPIVRCLKSQVDGVEIHYLTKSAFSGLLKDNPYIDKLLVLQPKLSDTIEEIKSESYDYIIDLHHNLRTAIIKNRTHILSFAFPKLNIKKWLYVYFKINKLPSVHVVDRYFETVKIFDVHNDGKGLELFLSPNDEKVLAELPAYLHQGYLAVVVGAKHVTKQMPPSLLISILEKINYPIILLGDINDKKIADEVMLKLRRSDVFNACGSYSIMQSAAIVKHSKVVLTGDTGLMHIAAAFKKNIVSVWGNTVPAFGMYPYLGINQYKVFEVNDLPCRPCSKLGFNQCPKKHFKCMMSQNIQGIVNSLLEYYEKQS
- a CDS encoding 4-hydroxy-tetrahydrodipicolinate synthase → MNEIRGTGVALITPFDKDKNIDTPALIKLVNYVIDGGVDYLVVMGTTAENPVLSNDEKKLVLETVIAANGNRKPIVFGIGGNHSTKVVEEIKTMNNYPDIVAFLSVTPYYNKPNQQGLYAHFEVLAQASKKPIILYNVPGRTGVNMLASTTLRIAHNFSNIVAIKEASGSIEQIMEIIEKKPDSFMVISGDDALTLPLIAVGVEGVISVVANAIPKHFSNMVRWALSDNYKEAKNIHYQVLEFCRLAFAEGNPVGIKNALAQLKIIQNEFRLPLVPASEALSAKIYNWLNNNMV